The following proteins are co-located in the Leishmania major strain Friedlin complete genome, chromosome 30 genome:
- the ATG5 gene encoding autophagy protein 5 (ATG5) translates to MLLAIVRDLLQLFRPYAAALHPETTQVWFSVRDTPLSWLYPAGAVKDYVNECVREERAAHLSASSPSSPPLSSAAALLQSHLCTILSEPLELSFHIHSLTKGSSLARTVPLYINYDRLEEHIRMEVKQAHKAAYTVLYGNYAIYQREAESALQAAVGLALYRPFDAAAQEQLQQQRYRDPGSSGSGGAGVGNGGYSSSNSPGGGYSAPFAFTSPYLLVEYQQLLRGLLTPRPHVAYLIRIGFPFAYRGAAGRSESGYLQYDAHRVSAAPALALSVTTTEAAAAPTMEPEQLPLGLLLWRLFRAPVLRWKAQQLQQHPTDNTSPSTAAHASATVLSEVERTYQQLLRTLAPYYADPPRCATDGLEQQEPLMTSTPPEPPAWAAWERAMVQAFMRDYEERPEKCGLGFEFAEAAATSAASPNAVRRVRFMVQGIQPPLTTPGSFLEAHLSSSDRAIFVTVQV, encoded by the coding sequence ATGCTTCTCGCCATTGTGCGGGACCTCCTTCAGCTGTTTCGCCCGTACGCCGCGGCACTGCACCCGGAGACGACACAGGTGTGGTTTAGCGTCCGCGACACCCCGCTGTCGTGGCTGTATCCGGCAGGTGCCGTCAAGGACTACGTGAACGAGTGTGTCCGCGAAGAGCGGGCGGCACACCTCTCGGCGTCATCGCCGTCATCCCCGCCCTTatcatcagcagcagcgctcctGCAGTCTCATCTATGCACCATCTTGAGTGAGCCGCTCGAGCTCAGCTTCCACATCCACTCCCTCACGAAGGGGAGCTCGCTGGCCCGCACCGTGCCCCTCTACATTAACTACGACAGACTGGAGGAGCACATCCGGATGGAGGTGAAGCAGGCACACAAGGCTGCCTACACTGTGCTCTACGGCAACTACGCCATCTATCAGCGCGAAGCTGAgtcggcgctgcaggcagCCGTTGGTTTGGCCCTGTACCGGCCCTTTGACGCTGCGGCACAggagcagctccagcagcagcgctaccGCGACCCCGGttcgagcggcagcggcggcgccggcgtagGCAATGGCGGCTACTCGTCAAGCAACAGCCCCGGTGGTGGGTATTCGGCGCCCTTTGCATTCACGTCTCCATACCTCCTGGTCGAAtaccagcagctgctccgcggTCTGCTGACGCCTCGGCCGCACGTGGCGTACCTCATTCGCATCGGATTCCCCTTCGCCTATCGTGGTGCCGCAGGCCGGAGCGAAAGTGGGTACTTACAGTACGATGCTCACCGCGTCTCAGCAGCTCCGGCGCTAGCACTGTCAGTAACgacgacggaggcggcagctgctccgaCGATGGAGCCGGAGCAGCTGCCTCTGGGTCTGCTCCTGTGGCGACTGTTCCGTGCACCCGTTCTGCGGTGGAAGGCCCagcaactgcagcagcatcctACGGACAACACATCGCCATCTACCGCTGCGCACGCTTCAGCGACGGTGCTCAGTGAAGTGGAGCGCACGTATCAGCAGCTACTGCGCACCCTCGCCCCCTATTATGCCGACCCTCCGCGTTGCGCGACGGATGggctggagcagcaggagccgCTGATGACCAGCACCCCACCGGAGCCGCCGGCGTGGGCGGCGTGGGAGCGCGCGATGGTGCAAGCCTTCATGCGCGACTACGAGGAGCGCCCCGAGAAATGCGGTCTAGGATTTGAGTTTGCGGAGGCTGCCGCGACGTCTGCCGCCTCGCCTAATGCTGTCCGCCGCGTGCGCTTTATGGTGCAGGGCATCCAGCCCCCGCTTACCACCCCCGGTAGCTTCCTGGAGGCGCATCTCTCCTCTAGCGACCGCGCCATTTTTGTCACGGTTCAGGTGTGA
- a CDS encoding putative protein kinase, which translates to MNSQASSSPLPPAASCVQFRPEQLQLGTGIPLGSGAISQVVQCRLRCAAAPLLPVVVKIVSKIQVLQQGKVQSVMNEKATLQRLAPFPYVVRLYGTAQSEDELYFVLEWLPHGDLLQHIRYVAQERVRQYNEEEAAAGSTASMSSPGTVAGGTTGSAPDGPPVAEASASTGPSKRATAIPASSTALRCLDFHDIQLITAQLVLALEHTADRGVVLRDLKPENVAFDEKYRACLLDFDTADLGGAENMPETNGGVACPPPVDAAAVDEAESSNGGGGDAAAENGGASSSARRRRRLTVSQIHSMRRRTASFCGTAHYVSPEMVGECKWSFSSDLWALGALVYELVYGEHLFSGMTQFEVLQKVVHGTYVERQELFPRINFADDADGEAEQCCGGRRFAAVKDFIQRLLLTDPQKRLGVHPDTHRFDATALRRHALFDGFQWEPVEEQLRTFRMRRFDLGSSKATSTESGDASCDAREACSDASGASSAALKSLAAACVDPSSSLASRYHILPFNDPAYAEYVYRATADANPLEQFFTQEGTEPASTAAAALHEAAGSAGGSAPGAVPTPAVDSRPEVASVVDDDEVDDVIDDVGMHYTGRPADKCFQDCRDTP; encoded by the coding sequence ATGAACTCACAAGCTTCTTcttcacctcttcctccggCCGCTTCGTGCGTGCAGTTCCGGCCTGAGCAGCTTCAGCTCGGCACAGGGATCCCCCTCGGCTCCGGCGCTATTAGCCAAGTTGTGCAGTGCCGTCtacgctgcgccgccgcgccctTGCTGCCGGTCGTGGTGAAGATCGTCTCCAAGAtccaggtgctgcagcagggtAAGGTGCAGAGTGTCATGAACGAGaaggcgacgctgcagcgcctcgctccGTTTCCGTATGTGGTCCGTCTCTACGGCACCGCCCAGTCTGAGGACGAGCTTTACTTTGTGCTCGAGTGGCTTCCCCATGGcgacctgctgcagcacatccGATACGTGGCACAGGAGCGTGTGCGGCAGTAtaacgaggaggaggcagcagctggaTCGACTGCTAGTATGTCTAGTCCCGGTACGGTAGCGGGTGGCACCACTGGATCCGCGCCGGACGGTCCCCCGGTGGCGGAAGCATCAGCGTCGACAGGTCCATCTAAACGGGCCACGGCAATTCCggccagcagcacggcgctcCGCTGCCTCGACTTTCACGACATTCAACTTATCACGGCACAGCTGGTGCTAGCCCTCGAGCACACCGCCGACAGGGGTGTCGTGCTGCGTGACTTGAAGCCCGAGAATGTGGCGTTCGATGAGAAGTACCGCGCCTGCTTGCTGGACTTCGATACGGCGGACCTTGGGGGGGCCGAGAATATGCCGGAGACGAACGGCGGCGTAGCATGCCCTCCACCGGTGGATGCAGCTGCCGTCGATGAGGCCGAAAGCAGcaatggcggcggtggcgacgcagcagcagagaacGGCGGTGCTTCTTCGTctgcgcgacgacggcgccgcctcaCCGTCTCTCAAATCCACAGTATGCGGAGGAGAACAGCGAGCTTCTGCGGCACGGCGCACTACGTCTCACCGGAGATGGTGGGGGAGTGCAAGTGGAGCTTCAGCAGCGACCTATGGGCCCTCGGTGCACTCGTGTACGAGTTGGTGTACGGCGAGCACCTCTTTTCTGGTATGACACAGTTTGAAGTCCTCCAGAAGGTAGTCCACGGCACCTACGTGGAGAGACAGGAGCTGTTTCCCCGCATCAACTTTGCCGACGACGCGGATGGGGAAGCGGAgcagtgctgcggcggccggcgctTTGCTGCTGTGAAGGATTTCATCCAGCGGCTGCTCTTGACGGACCCGCAGAAGCGGCTTGGCGTGCACCCTGACACGCACCGCTTCGACGCCACGGCGctacgccgccacgcgctgtTCGACGGCTTTCAATGGGAACCGGttgaggagcagctgcgcaccttCCGCATGCGCCGATTCGACTTGGGGAGCTCGAAGGCGACGAGTACTGAGTCAGGCGACGCGAGCTGTGATGCGCGTGAGGCTTGCAGTGACGCCTCAGGTGCCTCGTCTGCGGCGCTGAAGTCGCTTGCAGCCGCTTGCGTCGATCCATCTTCATCGCTCGCCTCGCGCTACCACATCCTCCCTTTCAATGACCCCGCCTACGCAGAGTATGTGTATCGCGCGACGGCGGATGCCAACCCGCTCGAGCAGTTCTTTACTCAAGAGGGCACCGAGCCGGCatccacggcagcggcagcattACATGAGGCAGCGGGCTCAGCGGGTGGCAGCGCGCCTGGTGCAGTGCCGACACCTGCGGTGGATTCCAGACCCGAGGTCGCCTCAGTAgtggacgacgacgaggtggATGACGTGATTGATGATGTGGGCATGCACTACACCGGCCGCCCCGCCGACAAGTGCTTTCAGGACTGCCGCGACACTCCTTGA
- a CDS encoding putative p22 protein precursor has product MSAPTALTVPRRSASDAALADATRRELEEEMGRSDKPEQPTPPAGWQVVRKPGTCTFDLTKSFEGEDLVVRYSTNQDSDKANSHNIFVYITQKNGQTMQADLSIEEGELVLNNIRFYDEAALAKDTGAEAEAKRNELYTGPLVHELDYDLLNCVMTYLEKRGVDEKLGEFVVLYSFWAEQQDYEAWLTTMNKFAS; this is encoded by the coding sequence ATGTctgcgccgacggcgctcacggtgccgcgccgctccgccagcgacgccgcgctcgccgATGCCACCCGCCgagagctggaggaggagatgggtCGCAGCGACAAGCCAGAgcagccgacgccgccagccGGCTGGCAGGTGGTGCGCAAGCCCGGCACGTGTACCTTCGACCTCACCAAGTCTTTCGAGGGTGAGGACCTGGTGGTGCGCTACAGCACGAACCAGGACTCCGACAAAGCAAACAGCCACAACATTTTTGTGTACATTACACAGAAGAATGGGCAGACAATGCAGGCGGATCTGAGTATCGAGGAAGGTGAGCTGGTGCTGAATAACATCCGCTTCTACGACGAGGCAGCTCTCGCGAAGGacaccggcgccgaggcggaggcgaagcggaATGAGCTGTACACCGGCCCGCTGGTGCACGAGTTAGACTACGATCTCCTGAACTGCGTGATGACGTACCTGGAGaagcgcggcgtggacgaGAAGCTGGGCGAATTCGTGGTCTTGTACAGCTTCTgggcggagcagcaggacTACGAGGCGTGGCTGACCACCATGAACAAGTTTGCCTCGTAG